From a single Anaeromicrobium sediminis genomic region:
- a CDS encoding DNA recombination protein RmuC produces the protein MEIIFIALFVVIIIFQVLILLKFKDINSKGKLSQIEERLIKIEMTSNSIPDSVELKTKGSVKENMMKLSEEIIGRFAQLEVRLNKDMASSTTSLVENFGLLKNQLNKDFTNFKDDMKKDLNEDFMKLNNTVENRLERINEKVEDKLKEGFEKTTNTFNSILERLSKIDEAQKKIDSLSGEIVSLQDVLTDKKSRGIFGEIQLNQILYSVFGEVNDRVFKIQHKLKNNTIVDAMLFAPEPMGNIAIDSKFPLENYKRMMDRNLDSKERENATKEFKINVKKHIDDIAGKYIIDEETANQAIMFLPAEAIFAEINAYHMDIIEYSQRKCIWIASPTTLMAVLTTLQVVLRNAEREKYAHIIQRELNNLGKEFDRYKKRWDNLSKHIDTVHKDVKEIHTTTDKIGKRFDSISKVELEENMDNSRLVE, from the coding sequence ATGGAGATTATTTTTATAGCCTTGTTTGTAGTAATAATTATCTTTCAAGTTTTAATTTTATTGAAATTTAAAGATATAAATTCAAAGGGGAAATTATCCCAAATAGAAGAAAGATTAATAAAGATTGAAATGACCAGTAATAGCATACCTGATTCTGTGGAACTGAAGACAAAGGGGTCAGTTAAGGAAAATATGATGAAATTATCAGAGGAAATAATTGGACGTTTTGCTCAATTAGAAGTAAGGTTAAATAAGGATATGGCCAGTAGTACCACCAGTTTAGTAGAGAATTTTGGACTACTTAAGAATCAATTAAATAAGGACTTTACAAATTTTAAGGATGATATGAAGAAAGATTTAAATGAAGATTTTATGAAATTGAATAATACGGTGGAGAATAGATTAGAACGTATAAATGAAAAGGTTGAAGATAAATTAAAAGAAGGTTTTGAAAAGACTACAAATACTTTTAATAGTATATTAGAAAGGTTATCAAAGATTGATGAGGCCCAAAAGAAAATAGATAGTTTATCTGGTGAAATAGTATCATTACAGGATGTACTTACAGATAAAAAGAGTAGAGGAATATTTGGAGAAATACAATTGAATCAAATACTTTATTCTGTATTTGGAGAAGTTAACGATAGGGTATTTAAAATTCAACATAAACTGAAAAATAATACTATTGTAGATGCCATGTTATTTGCACCAGAGCCTATGGGGAATATAGCCATAGATTCAAAATTTCCATTAGAAAATTATAAGAGAATGATGGATAGAAATCTGGATTCAAAAGAAAGAGAAAATGCTACTAAAGAATTTAAAATAAATGTTAAAAAGCATATAGATGATATAGCGGGTAAATATATAATAGACGAAGAAACCGCAAATCAGGCTATTATGTTTCTACCAGCAGAAGCCATTTTTGCAGAGATAAATGCTTATCATATGGATATTATTGAGTACTCTCAAAGAAAATGCATATGGATTGCATCACCAACTACCCTAATGGCTGTACTTACTACTCTACAAGTGGTTTTAAGAAATGCTGAAAGGGAAAAATATGCTCATATTATTCAACGAGAATTGAATAACTTAGGGAAAGAATTTGATAGATATAAAAAGAGATGGGACAACTTATCAAAGCACATTGATACGGTGCATAAGGATGTTAAGGAAATTCATACTACTACAGATAAAATAGGAAAGAGGTTTGATTCCATATCAAAGGTTGAATTAGAAGAAAATATGGATAATAGTAGATTAGTTGAATAA
- a CDS encoding DMT family transporter has translation MSKKNILPYICAVIVFCIWGLSFIFTKQAIVNVDVYHFLGLRFGTAAIVLLVLKLLNIIKLNYTKEDLYKLLLLSTIQPLAYFILEINALKVNTTSEVGIMMALIPVFVAILAPFFLDEKPSKSQFAFILMSVSGVIFMIVMKGLTLQINLYGMSILLLAVISGAFYNILARKFSSDCTPVEITFVMMWLGAIVFNSISIYKHIRLGNLNEYFVPLQDNNVLISVLYLGILASIVAFFLFNYNLSKLSASNVAVFANFTTVVSILAGVFIYGEPFYWYQVVGTIIILIGVAGTNYLGTKDHLKVQDERR, from the coding sequence GTGTCTAAAAAAAATATATTACCTTACATATGTGCAGTGATTGTCTTTTGTATCTGGGGACTTTCCTTTATATTTACTAAACAGGCCATTGTTAATGTGGACGTGTATCACTTCCTAGGTCTTAGATTTGGTACGGCAGCCATTGTTCTTCTAGTTCTAAAGCTATTAAATATAATTAAGCTTAATTATACAAAAGAGGATCTTTATAAGCTCTTACTACTTTCCACAATTCAACCTCTTGCGTATTTTATTCTTGAAATTAATGCTTTAAAGGTAAATACCACATCAGAAGTTGGAATTATGATGGCTTTAATCCCTGTATTTGTAGCCATATTGGCACCTTTTTTCTTAGATGAAAAACCTTCTAAATCACAATTTGCTTTTATATTAATGTCTGTATCTGGTGTGATTTTTATGATAGTGATGAAGGGATTAACTCTACAAATAAATTTATACGGTATGTCAATTTTGCTTTTAGCCGTTATTAGTGGAGCTTTTTATAATATCCTAGCTAGAAAGTTTTCTTCTGATTGTACACCTGTTGAAATTACCTTTGTAATGATGTGGCTAGGAGCTATAGTTTTCAACAGCATATCCATATACAAACATATTCGTCTTGGCAATCTTAATGAATATTTTGTTCCATTACAGGATAACAATGTTCTTATATCTGTCCTTTATTTAGGAATTTTAGCTTCAATAGTTGCATTTTTCCTATTTAATTATAACCTTAGTAAATTGTCAGCTTCTAATGTGGCTGTATTTGCAAATTTCACAACTGTAGTTTCCATATTAGCAGGAGTCTTTATATACGGAGAACCCTTTTATTGGTATCAAGTTGTGGGAACTATTATAATACTAATTGGAGTTGCAGGCACTAATTATTTAGGAACTAAGGATCACTTAAAAGTACAAGATGAAAGGAGATAA